The following proteins are encoded in a genomic region of Deinococcus sp. YIM 134068:
- the lysW gene encoding lysine biosynthesis protein LysW produces MPTIQFENPETGATIELTDPELGELVIDDETGVEYEVVSIDPPRLEQAPQEAEDWGE; encoded by the coding sequence ATGCCTACCATTCAATTTGAAAACCCGGAGACCGGAGCGACCATTGAACTCACCGACCCCGAACTTGGCGAACTCGTCATCGACGACGAGACCGGCGTGGAGTACGAGGTCGTGTCCATCGACCCGCCCCGGCTGGAGCAGGCCCCGCAGGAAGCGGAGGACTGGGGGGAGTAG
- a CDS encoding helix-turn-helix domain-containing protein yields the protein MMRLHLKPFLERHHISAYQLARATRGRLSEATVYGMARKPLQRIDLDSVATVLDALQSLTGQPVTLLDLVERSGEAMNPKYAHLLRNARPLPAGHAERTAPAWSAEELAEDEQHWRDYREEQRTLQEEREGRVRP from the coding sequence ATGATGAGACTGCACCTCAAGCCCTTTCTGGAGCGCCACCACATCAGCGCGTATCAGTTGGCGCGGGCGACGCGGGGGCGGCTGTCGGAGGCGACGGTGTACGGCATGGCCCGCAAGCCGCTTCAACGGATTGACCTCGACAGCGTGGCGACCGTGCTGGACGCGCTGCAAAGCCTGACCGGCCAGCCCGTCACCCTGCTGGACCTCGTGGAGCGGAGCGGGGAGGCGATGAATCCCAAGTACGCCCACCTGCTACGGAACGCCCGGCCCCTGCCCGCCGGACACGCCGAGCGAACGGCCCCCGCCTGGAGCGCCGAGGAACTCGCCGAGGACGAGCAGCATTGGAGGGACTACCGGGAGGAGCAGCGCACCTTGCAGGAGGAACGGGAAGGGCGGGTGAGGCCGTGA
- a CDS encoding alanyl-tRNA editing protein, with protein sequence MTRALYRDHPGPLTFTATVTAVREEAVALDATAFYPEGGGQNGDGGVLRWDGGEARVRDTRKGEGGRVWHELEGPGPEVGAVITGEVDAARRWRNSQRHGGEHLLAQAFHRVNPAFRVAAVSMRNPESTLDLEGDPTEADVRAAESLLRETLGRVPLTLDTPTVPDTELHRYPLRREAKVSGNVRLVIFRDESGVPFDVSACGGTHVPQAAMAAPVVVLRTERIRGGLTRVFFMAGEEATEYLSGVHVQARTLARGFSAPVETLPERVAALTAERDAARTEAVALRQRLAHLLVRQAPTRVVSGVTLREVMLEDATLLPSALTDVPPGEVVVVLSSDGRCGIGSGREDVNAGSLLGQALKVTGGRGGGRPTLAQGTTARPEAFFEAVRRILSERRTDG encoded by the coding sequence ATGACCCGCGCCCTGTACCGCGACCATCCCGGCCCCCTCACCTTCACGGCAACCGTCACTGCCGTCCGGGAGGAGGCCGTCGCTCTGGACGCCACCGCCTTCTATCCCGAGGGCGGCGGGCAGAACGGGGACGGCGGCGTGTTGCGCTGGGATGGGGGAGAGGCCCGCGTGCGCGATACCCGCAAGGGGGAGGGCGGAAGGGTCTGGCACGAGTTGGAAGGACCGGGGCCGGAGGTCGGTGCCGTCATCACGGGGGAGGTGGACGCGGCGCGGCGCTGGCGCAACTCGCAGCGGCACGGCGGCGAACACTTGCTCGCTCAGGCGTTCCACCGGGTCAACCCCGCCTTCCGTGTGGCGGCGGTGAGTATGCGGAACCCGGAGTCCACCCTCGATCTGGAGGGCGACCCGACCGAGGCCGACGTGCGCGCCGCCGAAAGTCTGTTGCGTGAGACGCTGGGCCGCGTTCCCCTCACGCTTGACACGCCCACCGTCCCCGACACCGAACTCCACCGCTACCCCCTGCGCCGCGAGGCGAAGGTGAGTGGGAACGTGCGGCTGGTGATCTTCCGAGACGAGAGCGGCGTGCCTTTCGATGTGAGCGCGTGCGGCGGCACCCACGTTCCCCAAGCGGCGATGGCCGCCCCCGTCGTCGTGCTGCGGACCGAGCGCATCCGGGGCGGCCTGACCCGCGTGTTCTTCATGGCGGGGGAGGAGGCCACCGAGTATCTGAGTGGCGTCCATGTTCAAGCCCGTACCCTCGCCCGAGGCTTCAGCGCCCCCGTGGAGACCCTACCCGAACGTGTGGCAGCCCTCACCGCCGAGCGGGACGCCGCGAGGACGGAGGCCGTCGCCCTGCGCCAGCGCCTCGCCCACCTGCTTGTCCGTCAAGCCCCGACGCGCGTGGTAAGCGGTGTGACGCTCCGTGAAGTGATGCTGGAGGATGCCACCCTCCTTCCCTCCGCCCTGACGGACGTGCCGCCGGGCGAGGTGGTCGTCGTCCTCAGCTCGGATGGACGTTGTGGCATCGGCAGCGGGCGGGAGGACGTGAACGCAGGAAGCCTGCTAGGTCAGGCGCTGAAAGTCACAGGCGGTCGGGGCGGCGGACGGCCCACCCTCGCGCAGGGGACGACTGCACGGCCTGAAGCCTTCTTCGAGGCGGTGCGGCGGATTCTGTCCGAACGACGGACGGACGGCTGA
- a CDS encoding DsbA family protein, with translation MTRLQGNNSNRTVLVIGTLIAAALIAVALFAVRGRPAAGSGETVSFNLAGQPVLGQEDAPVTLVVFEDFKCPNCKRFEEEFLPEIKTQYLDTGKAKLVSMNFPFLAQNAGLPTDDSKLAGQAAECAYKIGGNEVHERMKQIIFRAQGSESEVWASKSRLKELAGSVEGLDTAQFGTCLDNDETAAAVDADEQQAVSARATGTPAIYVNGRVLPSYDAATVGAAIDAASAN, from the coding sequence GTGACGAGACTTCAGGGAAACAATTCCAACCGCACGGTGCTGGTGATCGGGACACTCATCGCCGCCGCGCTGATTGCCGTGGCACTGTTCGCCGTGCGCGGCAGGCCCGCCGCCGGAAGTGGGGAGACGGTGAGCTTCAACCTGGCCGGACAGCCCGTGCTGGGGCAGGAGGACGCGCCCGTGACCCTCGTGGTGTTCGAGGACTTCAAGTGCCCCAACTGCAAGCGGTTCGAGGAGGAATTCCTGCCGGAGATCAAGACCCAGTACCTTGACACCGGCAAGGCGAAGCTCGTCTCCATGAACTTCCCCTTCCTCGCGCAGAACGCGGGGCTGCCCACCGACGACAGCAAGCTCGCGGGGCAGGCCGCCGAGTGCGCCTACAAGATCGGCGGCAACGAGGTCCACGAGCGGATGAAGCAGATCATCTTCCGGGCACAGGGGTCCGAGAGCGAGGTCTGGGCCTCCAAGTCGCGTCTCAAGGAACTGGCCGGAAGTGTTGAGGGGCTGGATACGGCGCAGTTTGGCACCTGCCTCGACAATGACGAGACCGCCGCCGCCGTGGACGCCGACGAGCAGCAGGCCGTGAGCGCCCGCGCGACGGGCACGCCCGCCATCTACGTGAATGGCCGGGTGCTGCCGAGCTACGACGCCGCCACGGTCGGGGCCGCCATCGACGCCGCCAGCGCGAACTGA
- a CDS encoding cation:proton antiporter regulatory subunit: MVKLEETHLPGVGVRHDFDGRFGKRVGVITHRDGRREIFVARRDDPDACAQSIVLSDEEAEAVADLLGGSTITRHMNTLTQDIEGLAMDWVPLAAGTPYAGQPLGDTKMRTRTGTSIVAIMRDGQAIAAPGPEFPLKVGDTVVVVGTPGGVVRAARLLGGEG, translated from the coding sequence ATGGTCAAGCTGGAGGAGACGCACCTGCCCGGCGTGGGCGTGCGGCACGATTTCGACGGGCGGTTCGGCAAGCGGGTGGGGGTGATCACGCACCGGGACGGGCGGCGCGAGATTTTCGTGGCGCGGCGCGACGACCCCGACGCCTGCGCGCAGAGCATCGTGCTGAGCGACGAGGAGGCCGAGGCGGTGGCCGACCTGCTGGGCGGAAGCACGATCACCCGGCACATGAACACGCTGACGCAGGATATCGAGGGTCTGGCGATGGACTGGGTGCCCCTGGCGGCGGGCACGCCCTACGCCGGGCAGCCGCTGGGCGACACGAAGATGCGGACCCGCACGGGCACGAGCATCGTGGCGATCATGCGGGACGGACAGGCAATTGCGGCACCGGGGCCGGAGTTCCCCCTGAAGGTGGGCGATACCGTGGTCGTCGTCGGCACGCCGGGCGGGGTGGTGAGGGCGGCGCGGCTGCTGGGGGGCGAGGGCTGA
- a CDS encoding MarR family winged helix-turn-helix transcriptional regulator, which yields MTTAEVQPNAPNGDNQSDAARLGQEMRHLHRMISGRVLMHMQDELQDHDLTFTQMTALHQLRARAPLTVTALAECARLSLPAMSHLVERLVRRGLAERRENPDNRREKLVVPTAGGLAIVNRMDAHFIGAYEATFGSARPETIRAAADAIGALLAEISPICPPPSQENP from the coding sequence ATGACAACAGCCGAAGTACAGCCCAACGCCCCGAATGGGGACAACCAGAGCGACGCCGCCCGGCTGGGGCAGGAGATGCGGCACCTCCACCGCATGATCAGCGGGCGCGTGCTGATGCACATGCAGGACGAATTGCAGGACCACGACCTGACGTTCACGCAGATGACGGCGCTGCACCAGCTTCGGGCGCGGGCACCGCTCACGGTGACGGCGCTGGCGGAATGTGCCCGGCTGAGCCTCCCCGCGATGAGCCACCTCGTCGAGCGGCTGGTGCGCCGGGGGCTGGCCGAGCGCCGCGAGAACCCCGACAACCGCCGCGAGAAGCTCGTCGTGCCCACCGCCGGGGGCCTCGCCATCGTGAACCGCATGGACGCCCACTTCATCGGGGCGTACGAGGCCACCTTCGGCTCCGCCCGGCCCGAGACCATCCGCGCCGCCGCCGACGCCATCGGGGCGCTGCTCGCCGAGATCAGCCCCATCTGCCCGCCCCCCTCCCAGGAGAACCCATGA
- the lysX gene encoding lysine biosynthesis protein LysX, whose product MADLAIIYDRVRPDEKMLFAALDALGVPYEKVYAPQLRLTFDDAGRAAAPWRVALERCVSQSRGHGVTRALEGLGVRVVNPAHVIELCGDKLATNAALCRAGLPTPRTGVAFDGEAALQLIEELGYPVVLKPTVGSWGRMVSRINDRDAAEAIIEHKEVLGGPQHGIFYVQELIAKPGRDIRAFVVGGECIGAIYRTSEHWITNTARGATASNCPVTPEIADLAVRAAAAVQGEIVAIDLVEDPERGLLVIEINHTMEFKNSVSTTGVDIPRKMGEYALSLLGQTVLS is encoded by the coding sequence ATGGCCGACCTCGCCATCATCTACGACCGCGTCCGCCCCGACGAGAAGATGCTCTTCGCGGCGCTCGACGCTCTGGGCGTGCCCTACGAGAAGGTGTATGCGCCGCAACTCAGGCTCACGTTCGACGACGCCGGGCGGGCGGCGGCCCCGTGGCGCGTCGCGCTGGAGCGGTGCGTCAGCCAGTCGCGCGGGCACGGGGTCACGCGGGCGCTGGAGGGGCTGGGCGTGCGGGTGGTCAACCCCGCCCACGTCATCGAGCTGTGCGGGGACAAGCTCGCCACGAATGCCGCGCTGTGCCGCGCCGGACTGCCCACGCCGCGCACGGGCGTCGCCTTCGACGGGGAGGCGGCGCTGCAACTCATTGAGGAACTGGGCTATCCAGTCGTCCTCAAGCCCACCGTCGGCTCGTGGGGCCGGATGGTCAGCCGCATCAACGACCGCGACGCCGCCGAGGCGATCATCGAGCATAAGGAGGTGCTGGGCGGCCCACAGCACGGCATCTTCTATGTGCAGGAGCTGATCGCCAAGCCGGGGCGCGACATCCGCGCTTTCGTGGTCGGCGGCGAGTGCATCGGGGCTATTTACCGCACGTCCGAACACTGGATCACGAACACGGCGCGCGGGGCCACGGCGAGCAACTGCCCGGTCACGCCCGAGATTGCCGACCTCGCTGTGAGGGCTGCCGCTGCCGTTCAGGGCGAGATCGTCGCCATCGACCTCGTAGAAGACCCCGAGCGCGGCCTCCTCGTCATCGAGATCAATCACACGATGGAGTTCAAGAACTCGGTCAGCACGACGGGCGTGGACATTCCCCGCAAGATGGGCGAGTACGCGCTGAGCCTGCTGGGTCAGACGGTTCTCTCCTGA
- a CDS encoding PIN domain-containing protein has translation MTTVLVDTDVISYSFKRDPRARPFDAYLESKNVLYSFQTDAELKFWALERGWSAGRRRQLETFLEPYTLIGHDPDISGRWAAVMHEARRAGRRMLAADAWIAATALEVGVPLVTNNAADFAGLGGLDLISFQEDS, from the coding sequence GTGACCACCGTGCTGGTGGATACCGACGTGATCAGCTACAGCTTCAAGAGAGACCCACGCGCCCGGCCCTTCGACGCCTACCTGGAGTCCAAGAACGTGCTGTACAGCTTCCAGACCGACGCCGAGCTGAAGTTCTGGGCGCTGGAGCGGGGCTGGAGTGCCGGGCGCAGGCGGCAACTGGAGACGTTTCTGGAACCCTACACCCTGATCGGGCACGACCCGGACATTTCCGGGCGTTGGGCCGCCGTCATGCACGAGGCCCGGCGAGCGGGACGGCGGATGCTCGCCGCCGACGCCTGGATCGCCGCCACTGCGCTGGAAGTGGGCGTCCCCCTGGTAACGAACAACGCCGCCGACTTTGCCGGTCTGGGCGGTCTCGACCTCATCTCTTTTCAGGAGGACTCCTAG
- a CDS encoding MDR family MFS transporter, with product MTAPQPPASAINYAQTLDMRTKRVILFGVLLGLFLSALDQTIVSTAMPRIATELQGLNLYSWVTTAYLLTNTALVPIYGKLSDLYGRKPILMFGIVVFLIGSALCGLSGEPFLGNLFGGGMMQLVVFRGLQGVGAAALGSVAFAIIADLFEPVDRPRYQGLFGAVFGISSVIGPLLGGFLTDQISWRWVFYVNLPIGLIALAFIATRMPRLASGLQAKVDWLGAFLILVFTVPLLLALTWGADRTYAWTSPTLLGLFALSAVSLASFLFVESRHESPILPLNLFRNPTFAWGAIARFLIGAGFLGAILFLSLYLVNVQGVSATQAGTATIPLTVGLIVGSIAAGQVASRIGRYKPLMLIGLITAALGFFSLSTLTADTPYSGVVLRMVLLGLGLGPALPLYTTALQLSVKPWEIGVATSAGQFFQQMGSTIGTAIFGALLTAGLSTQFARNFEQAKVGQPPAVQAILTQSERAAAESASGGFGEGSAGGGTDQATAFAAVRREIDAAVVSGNAAALGQIAQNPALPQGLRDGLGRIPAAALATEEGRAGVQAQLGEQFTAFETAAQKTVRVVKESFAGAIANIYRWSIGVALLALLATLMMPNLSMPTRQRGERVPATHVEA from the coding sequence ATGACCGCACCCCAACCCCCCGCCTCGGCCATCAACTACGCGCAGACGCTCGATATGCGTACCAAGCGCGTGATTCTCTTCGGCGTGCTGCTGGGCCTCTTTCTCAGTGCGCTCGACCAGACCATCGTCTCGACCGCCATGCCACGCATCGCCACCGAGCTTCAGGGCCTGAACCTGTACTCGTGGGTCACGACCGCCTACCTGCTGACGAACACGGCGCTCGTGCCCATCTACGGCAAGCTCTCGGACCTCTACGGGCGCAAACCCATCCTGATGTTCGGGATCGTGGTCTTTTTGATCGGCTCGGCGCTGTGCGGGCTGTCGGGCGAGCCGTTCCTCGGCAACCTCTTCGGCGGCGGGATGATGCAGCTCGTCGTGTTCCGGGGCCTTCAGGGCGTCGGGGCGGCGGCGCTCGGGTCGGTCGCCTTCGCCATCATCGCCGACCTGTTCGAGCCGGTGGACCGGCCCCGCTATCAGGGCCTCTTCGGGGCCGTGTTCGGCATCAGCAGCGTGATCGGGCCGCTGCTCGGCGGCTTCCTCACCGACCAGATTTCGTGGCGCTGGGTCTTCTACGTCAACCTGCCCATCGGACTGATCGCGCTGGCCTTCATCGCCACCCGGATGCCCCGGCTCGCCTCCGGCCTTCAGGCGAAGGTGGACTGGCTGGGCGCGTTCCTGATCCTCGTCTTCACCGTGCCGCTGCTGCTCGCCCTGACGTGGGGGGCAGACAGGACCTACGCGTGGACGAGTCCCACCCTGCTCGGGCTGTTCGCCCTCTCCGCCGTCTCGCTCGCCTCGTTCCTGTTCGTGGAGAGCCGTCACGAGAGTCCCATCCTGCCGCTCAATCTGTTCCGCAACCCGACCTTCGCTTGGGGGGCCATCGCGCGCTTCCTGATCGGCGCGGGCTTTCTGGGCGCGATCCTCTTCCTGAGCCTCTACCTCGTGAACGTGCAGGGCGTGAGCGCCACGCAGGCCGGGACCGCTACCATCCCGCTCACGGTCGGATTGATCGTCGGGTCAATTGCCGCCGGGCAGGTCGCCAGCCGCATCGGGCGCTACAAGCCGCTGATGCTGATCGGGCTGATCACCGCCGCGCTGGGCTTTTTCAGCCTCAGCACCCTGACTGCCGACACGCCCTACAGCGGCGTGGTGCTGCGGATGGTGCTGCTGGGCCTCGGCCTCGGCCCCGCGCTGCCGCTGTACACCACCGCCCTGCAACTCTCGGTCAAGCCGTGGGAGATCGGCGTGGCGACGAGCGCCGGTCAGTTCTTCCAGCAGATGGGCAGCACCATCGGCACGGCGATCTTCGGGGCGCTGCTGACCGCCGGACTCTCGACCCAGTTCGCCCGCAATTTCGAGCAGGCGAAGGTGGGCCAGCCGCCCGCCGTGCAGGCCATCCTGACCCAGAGCGAGCGGGCCGCCGCCGAGAGCGCGAGTGGCGGCTTCGGTGAGGGAAGCGCGGGCGGAGGGACCGATCAGGCGACGGCCTTCGCGGCGGTGCGCCGGGAGATCGACGCCGCCGTGGTCAGTGGCAACGCCGCCGCCCTCGGCCAGATCGCGCAGAATCCCGCCCTGCCGCAGGGCCTGCGTGACGGGCTGGGCCGCATCCCCGCCGCCGCCCTCGCCACCGAGGAGGGCCGCGCGGGCGTGCAGGCGCAGCTCGGCGAGCAGTTCACCGCCTTCGAGACCGCCGCGCAGAAGACGGTGCGGGTCGTCAAGGAGTCCTTCGCGGGGGCCATCGCCAACATCTACCGCTGGAGCATCGGCGTGGCGCTGCTGGCCTTGCTCGCCACGCTGATGATGCCCAACCTGTCCATGCCCACCCGGCAGCGGGGGGAGCGGGTTCCGGCGACGCACGTCGAGGCGTAG
- a CDS encoding disulfide bond formation protein B, whose product MTRDNRLYLAWVVALTATIGSLYFSEVRGFVPCVLCWFQRIAMYPLALLLGIAALRGDLGIRGYALPLAIVGWLIALTQNLEDWGIIQTLKVCGVGQTTAGCDVQWPVWGGPLANLNSILTIPVLALIAFTLVIGLLSWGRGRRV is encoded by the coding sequence ATGACCCGCGACAACCGCCTCTACCTCGCCTGGGTCGTGGCCCTCACCGCCACCATCGGCAGCCTGTATTTCAGTGAGGTGCGCGGCTTCGTGCCCTGTGTGCTGTGCTGGTTCCAGCGCATCGCCATGTACCCGCTCGCGCTGCTGCTGGGCATTGCCGCCCTGCGCGGCGACCTGGGCATCCGGGGCTACGCGCTGCCGCTCGCCATCGTCGGCTGGCTGATCGCCCTTACGCAAAATCTGGAGGACTGGGGCATCATCCAGACCCTCAAGGTCTGCGGCGTGGGCCAGACGACCGCCGGATGTGACGTGCAGTGGCCCGTGTGGGGAGGCCCCCTCGCCAACCTCAACTCCATTCTTACTATTCCGGTGCTGGCGCTGATCGCCTTTACGCTGGTGATCGGGCTGCTGAGCTGGGGACGGGGGCGGAGGGTGTAG
- a CDS encoding LeuD/DmdB family oxidoreductase small subunit: MPRLWKFGDSVNTDDILPGKFAPFMAGEDLFQTFAFHYIRPEFASLVRPGDVLIGGRNWGLGSSREYAPQALKKLQVGGIIAPSFARIHYRNLLNLGIPAFEADLTGVLEDGDEVTLDVASGVLTRGAQTFQLPPPPAFLTEALREGSILAFFKKYGRFPGEPSSTE, from the coding sequence GTGCCCCGTCTCTGGAAATTCGGCGATTCGGTCAACACCGACGACATCCTCCCCGGCAAGTTCGCGCCCTTCATGGCGGGCGAGGACCTGTTTCAAACCTTCGCCTTCCACTACATCCGCCCGGAGTTCGCCTCCCTCGTGCGGCCCGGCGACGTGCTGATCGGCGGGCGCAACTGGGGCCTGGGCAGCAGCCGCGAGTACGCGCCGCAGGCCCTCAAGAAGTTGCAGGTGGGCGGCATCATCGCGCCTTCTTTCGCCCGCATCCACTACCGCAACCTCCTCAACCTCGGCATCCCGGCGTTCGAGGCCGACCTGACGGGCGTGCTGGAGGACGGCGACGAGGTGACGCTCGACGTGGCCTCCGGCGTGCTGACGCGCGGCGCACAGACCTTTCAACTGCCGCCGCCGCCCGCCTTCCTCACCGAAGCCCTGCGCGAGGGCAGCATCCTCGCCTTCTTCAAGAAGTACGGACGTTTCCCCGGCGAACCCTCCTCGACCGAGTGA
- a CDS encoding SDR family NAD(P)-dependent oxidoreductase: protein MTGKGGVNREGEADSGTVVVTGAARGIGRAVAELYAERGHRVLSVDLGLPPVLRGHARVRADVSTAAGRERIVRAARPLGTVGVLVNNAAYQGAHGSVLEVSERGWMRAIGVNLTAPLLLTRALIEMMGPGSAVVNVASVQGLFAEQNNAAYNASKGGLVNLTRAMALDLAPRGVRVNAVAPGAISTEGVMQAITGSEDPDQTRRDYEDLHALRRLGEPREVAQAIYFLGSPEASFLTGVILPVDGGMTASFMMAGRPV from the coding sequence ATGACGGGCAAGGGCGGGGTCAACCGGGAGGGAGAGGCGGACTCCGGCACGGTGGTCGTGACGGGGGCGGCGCGCGGCATCGGACGGGCGGTGGCTGAACTGTACGCGGAGCGGGGGCACCGGGTCCTGAGCGTGGACCTGGGCCTGCCGCCCGTGCTACGGGGCCACGCCCGCGTTCGCGCCGACGTGAGCACCGCCGCCGGACGCGAGCGCATCGTGCGGGCGGCGCGTCCGCTGGGCACCGTGGGCGTCCTCGTGAACAACGCCGCCTACCAGGGTGCCCACGGCAGCGTCCTGGAGGTCAGCGAGCGCGGCTGGATGCGTGCCATCGGCGTCAACCTCACCGCGCCGCTCCTCCTCACCCGCGCCCTGATCGAGATGATGGGGCCGGGAAGCGCCGTCGTGAACGTCGCCTCCGTGCAGGGCCTCTTTGCCGAGCAGAACAACGCCGCGTACAACGCGAGCAAAGGCGGGCTGGTCAACCTCACCCGCGCGATGGCCCTCGACCTCGCCCCGCGCGGCGTGCGCGTGAACGCCGTCGCCCCCGGTGCCATCTCCACCGAGGGCGTCATGCAGGCCATCACGGGCAGCGAGGACCCCGACCAGACCCGCCGCGACTACGAGGACCTCCACGCCCTGCGCCGCCTCGGCGAGCCGCGCGAGGTCGCCCAGGCGATCTACTTCCTCGGCAGCCCGGAGGCGAGCTTCCTGACGGGAGTGATCCTGCCCGTGGATGGGGGAATGACGGCGAGCTTCATGATGGCGGGGAGGCCGGTGTAG
- a CDS encoding 3-isopropylmalate dehydratase large subunit, which produces MNVSSPRPQTMAEKILSRRGDRLVYAGDLAVVEVDQVMVVDSIAQSFIGRMEQDLAARPKYPERVSIVIDHVAPASTVSVAQAQKEAREYAAATGVRLFDVGRGICHQVLMEERLAQPGWIVLGSDSHSTTYGAVAAFGTGMGATDIALAAASGKTWLKVPESVKVTFTGELRPGVGAKDAALEMIRVLGADGATYQSVEIHAGDRFTRGERMTLANLCVEAGAKAGLVVPGGEILTGYGYDIPEWVYPDPGAEYVQSVTIDLSALRPRMSAPSEVDNVHDVAELRGLKVDQVFIGTCTNGRLDDLHAAADVLRGQRVNPSTRLLVIPASSEVMEAAMGDGTLLTLMQAGAVLGTPGCGPCMGRHQGVLAPGEVCVSTSNRNFIGRMGDKDARIYLASPAVAAATAVMGRIALPEDVLGLVR; this is translated from the coding sequence ATGAACGTTTCCTCCCCCCGCCCGCAGACGATGGCGGAGAAGATTCTCTCGCGGCGCGGCGACCGCCTCGTGTACGCCGGGGACCTCGCCGTCGTGGAGGTCGATCAGGTCATGGTCGTGGACTCCATCGCGCAGAGCTTCATCGGGCGCATGGAGCAGGACCTCGCCGCCCGCCCGAAGTACCCCGAGCGCGTCTCCATCGTCATCGACCATGTGGCCCCCGCCTCCACCGTCAGCGTCGCGCAGGCGCAGAAGGAGGCGCGCGAGTACGCCGCCGCGACGGGCGTGCGCCTCTTCGACGTGGGGCGCGGCATCTGCCATCAGGTGCTGATGGAGGAACGTCTCGCGCAACCCGGCTGGATCGTCCTCGGCTCCGACAGCCATTCCACGACCTACGGCGCGGTCGCCGCCTTCGGCACGGGCATGGGCGCGACCGACATCGCGCTGGCCGCCGCGAGCGGCAAGACTTGGCTCAAGGTGCCAGAGAGCGTCAAGGTCACGTTCACGGGCGAGCTGCGACCGGGCGTGGGGGCGAAGGACGCGGCGCTGGAGATGATCCGCGTCCTCGGGGCCGACGGCGCGACCTACCAGAGTGTCGAGATTCACGCCGGGGACCGCTTCACGCGCGGCGAGCGCATGACGCTGGCGAACCTGTGCGTGGAGGCCGGGGCGAAGGCGGGCCTCGTCGTCCCCGGTGGCGAAATCCTGACGGGCTACGGCTACGACATCCCCGAGTGGGTCTACCCCGACCCCGGTGCCGAGTACGTCCAGAGCGTGACCATCGACCTCTCCGCCCTGCGTCCCCGCATGAGCGCCCCCTCGGAGGTGGACAACGTTCACGACGTGGCCGAGTTGCGCGGCCTGAAGGTCGATCAGGTCTTCATCGGCACCTGCACGAACGGGCGGCTGGACGACCTGCACGCCGCCGCCGACGTGTTGCGCGGCCAGCGGGTCAACCCCTCCACCCGCCTCCTCGTCATTCCCGCGAGCAGCGAGGTCATGGAGGCGGCGATGGGCGACGGCACCCTCCTCACGCTGATGCAGGCGGGCGCGGTGCTCGGGACGCCGGGCTGCGGTCCCTGCATGGGCCGTCATCAGGGCGTGCTGGCCCCCGGTGAGGTCTGCGTCTCGACCTCCAACCGCAACTTCATCGGGCGCATGGGCGACAAGGACGCCAGGATTTACCTCGCCTCGCCCGCTGTGGCGGCGGCGACGGCGGTGATGGGGCGGATTGCCTTGCCGGAGGATGTCCTTGGTCTTGTTCGATAG